The window ACCGCGGGGACGCCCAGAAGAGGCTGAGGAGAAGGGGAGCCTGCGCGACCCGACCTCGgataaatggaagaaaatggatacaaCCATTTAACATCCCCTTTGGCTTCTGTTTGCCTTTTACTCACCGGAGCCATAACGATGCTCAAAAGTGTTCAGGCACAACGAAGACAGATACAAGCGTATGCAACGCGTGGATCAGGATCAGTGACCCGGAAACTAAAGAGTTGATATGACGCAAATGCAAAACGTTCCGCTGGAGACAGCGAAACTAGCGGTAGGATGCCGCATTGCAACCTGTCCTTCCAAAAGGCGCAActcaaaaaaaatagaatggcGCTAGAGATTTATGCATTGCATTTCAGCATTGGATTTCCAAAAGAGAAAGTCATCAATAAAATCGTACGGATTGattcaacacacacacttttcagaAGATCAACTCCAACCTCATTTCCATACTAAATATTTGACCGTTTCATGTCCCCGAGAGCTACTTTCTGTACCCTCGGGAACAAATCGCCAAGCTCCACCCAGCTCACGTTGCACCCCATCCCATATCAGTCCTCTCactggtggtgagcccatggaatGGGGGACCGAGGTtgccctttcgggctgtgccagGCCAAGCCCCACGGGTGCCGGCCAGGCCAGCGGGCGTTCGCCTTCGAGCCGCACCTCCGGCCTGAACTCCAGAATGGGGGCCCCGCGTCCAGGCAAGAGAAACCTGACTCCGTTAATTTTCCTCATTGTAGgggttttttcttttgtacaaaCCCCAAAGCCAATGCAGTAAGGAtgttgtgtcaaaaaaaaaaaaagatagagaaaaataaaagcagaatatAATGACTTACAAGTGCTTTTATCTACCTAAACTATAaagctatatattttttaaacattcaaacggatcaattttgtttttttttttttttggggggggggggtaaatataaaatgttccaaaaagatAGGACAGGGGTACGTTTTCCCCTCCTTGAGCTGTTTGTATGTTGTGTGTCCAAATGATCCTGGGAGCTACGTCGTCTGGGGCTTGAAGGCAAACAGATCCGAGGTGAGAGcccagacaaagcacagctccAAAACCCCCAATGATGACAAACAATTTACGAAGCCATTTCCCCTTAATTGGGTTGGGGGCACTGAGGCCCCGCTCTGGAGGCGGTTTGAAGGAGAGTGCCTGGTGGTCAGACAAGACTTTCATGGCGCCCGGCCGGGCACGGCCCGAAAGGGGAGCATGGGTCACCCCTCCGATGGGCCCACCGCTGCTGAGAGGGGCCATCGGGATTTGGTGCATCATCACCTGGATGGTAGCCCAAGGcgataatttgaaattgaaagaatatttgtaaaaaacaaaaaagttaatCGTTTTGAACTTGAACCACAGTGTCTTTTTAGCGTATTCAATTGAATGTAGATTTCAAAAGTGCTGATGCAAATAATTGTAAACATAAAATTTTgtatttctaatttattgagatgcacttgaaaatattaaatgttttcaaCCCAATCAAACACGCAAATAGCTGTCACGAAATGCtgtagaaaataacaaaacaactttCTACATGATGAATCATGCCACGACAAGTCCAAGCCTGTTCAGCCGGATTGTGACCACTCGTGCGGCCCTTCTGTAAATTCTTTCAATGAAATCGGAAACTTGGAGCCTCCGCAATGAAAAAAACTTGATGCAGGGAACGTGTCGAGGGAGTGGCATCACACGTAAAAGCTCTGCAGCAGCACGCGCTGTTAAGGCGGCGGCAAGCCGTCACGCGTAGCCGCACTTGTGAGTCTTCAGGTTGCGTCCGTCGGCGTAGCGTTTCCCGCACCTGTCGCAGATAAAGCGCTTTCCACCAGCGTGCAGATGGCTCTTGTGGGTGCGCAGGTGGCTGCCCTGGCTGAAGGTCTTCGCGCAGACATCGCAGGCGTACGGCCGCTCGCCCGTGTGCACGCGTACGTGCAGTTTGAGGCCGTTTGCGCTGTTGAAGCGCTTGGCGCAGGACGCGCAGGCGAAGGGGCGCTCGGCCGAGTGCGTACGACCGTGAGCAGTCAGGCTGCTCTGCTGGCTGAAGGTCTTCCCGCAGCGCCGGCACGCGTACGGCCGTTCGCCCGTATGCACGCGACGGTGGATCTTCAGGTTGACCGCCTGGCAGAAAGTCTTGGGGCAGACATCACAGGCGAAGGGCCGCGCACCGGTGTGGACACGCAGGTGGTTCTTCAGATTGACGGCGTACCGGAAGGTTTTGGGGCACTGGTCGCACTTGAGGGGTTTCTGGCCcgtgtggatcagctggtgtaTCTTGAGCGTGACGGCACGCGTGAAGCCTTTCCCGCACGCGCCGCAGCAGAACGACTTGGTGCCTGTGTGGCCGCGGGCGTGGCGCCGCAAGTTTTGTTTCAGAGTGAAGCGTCGGCCGCACAACTCACAGGCAAAAGGCTTCTCGTTTGCGCCATGCGGCTGGAGCCGCGCCCGGTCGGGCGAGGCGCTGGAGGTCTCCCGTGGCACATGGCTCCACGAGGCCAGTCGGCTCGATGACGAGGAGGACTTCCTCTTGTGCGTGACGCCGTCTGCCGCCAACTCTTTGGAGTCCCAGCTCGCTAGCGGCGCCGTGTTCAGTCGGGCACCTGCCAGGAAGTGAAAAGACAAACGTAATTGAAGGCATGCTGTTGACAGAGTTCCAccacttgtttttatttcctcagAGGAAAAGGACACATCTGTGATAGGCCTGCACAATTAAAAGAAACCTGACACTATGTAATGGTAGTAATACAAGAAAGGAAACATAAAACGGGCATATATAAACCAgcacacatttctttttctgtccctgatttattctttttgAGAGTTTAGCATGGtttcagtagaaaaaaaaaaaaaaaaaaactgatgattACTTCAGCACAGAGGTATACTGAGGTCCACCAATATTTCGTTGCACTGTAGTACTAAGCAGGTCCTGTCAAGACTTACACCAagttgaaatgatttattttcatgcCCAATCTCACAGTAGACACTACACAGTGTAGAGTATTCACATTCCTAACAATACTGATTTGTTTTCCATCAACAAAATTAGTATTCTATATTTGAGTGCTTGACCCGACGCAGGTGACTGGCGCACCAGTCTGGAGAccagcctggaggtggggctagAAGGCGAAAtttattgtgagggtctgctgggaacgtctgTCGGAATCCTCTGTCAGGgagacagaactttgctcatgttccgagGGAGGTGGGGGCCATGTTCGGTGCCTCCATTCAATGAGGTGGCCATCCGGAGCTGTGGCCGCTGCCTGTCATGGCGCCAATCCCCGAACCCgttgagggatgccgtcaagtcCAACCTGGCcattttggcctgtgggactccttgGCAGTTgatgggtactggctggccaagcggaatgcaggtctggtggtcgctgaagcaaaaactggGCACGAGAGAAGTTTGGGGAGGCCATGGAAAAAGACCTCcagacggcttcgaggaaacaATCGTTCACCAGCTGGCATTTTAGGATGCTGAatcagtgcaccatcaacacttaGTTTATAGTGGGGATGGGTCACGGCTGACCTGGGCTAGGGACGTTGTGTGTCGATGGGGAGAATACTCTGAAGACTTCCTCAATTCCACAGAGACACCTTCCcaggaggaagcagagtctgtgTTCTCTAAGGCAAGCTCAACTATCTCTGGGTCTGAGGTCAGCGAGGCGGTGAAAATGGCAGATGAGATTCTCCCGGAGTTCCAAaagactctggatgttgtgtCCTGGTTGAAGCACCTCTGAAACATCATGTGAACATCGGGGACAAtgcctttggattggcagacAGAGGTGGCGGTCCCCATTTTCaagaagggggactggagggtgtgttccaattataaggggaatcacactcctcagcctccccggTAAGGTCTATTGAGGTGCTAGAGAGGAGGGTCAGTCAGGAAGTCGGATTTCAGATTCAGGatgagcagtgtggtttttgtcctagCCACGGAACTGTGGACCAGCTCCACACACTCAGCGGGGTCCTCGGAAGGTGCATTGGAGCCAACCAGTCTCCATGTTTTTTATGGCCTTGAAGAAGGTGTCCGACCATGTCTTTGGGGGAGTCGTGTGGGGGGTGCTTCTGGAGTATGGAGAACCGAACGCCCTCACACGGGTTGTTCGGTCCCCGTACGAccattgtcagagtttggtctgcattgtcGGCAGTAAATTGGACTTGGtttggtgagggttggactccgccaaggctgccctttgtcctcaattctgttcataacatcATGGTCAGAATTTGTAGGTGGAGCCGAGGCAttgagggtgtccggtttgatGGCCTCAGTATTGGATTGGATTGGATTGCCGGTTTTGCTAAATAAGACAGTCGTGTGTTTATGGTCTCCATTTAACAGCCAGCTAATGCACGGTTTAGGTGCTGCCACTGACACTGGTCACCCTCCAGAGGGCTATGAACATCACACACAGGGACAGAATTTCTTAGCAATctaattttcttcaaaaagcACATAAACAATACCAGGAACatgtttgtgtttcaatgtaCCCAGTGTAATCCAAATTAAACAGCaatagaagcattttttttaagctcagCTATGTGATGACATATGGATCAAATGAGGCTTATGAAGGCAGTGTGCCACAAAGCACAAGCGGGTGAATCACGTGGAGGCCAGGAGACACACTttgatggaaaataaataaataaagaaataaataaatcaagattTGGAAGGAAAAATGCTTTCCAAATCAATTTGTTCGAGGACAGAGTTACTAGTAAGGCTCATATCACAAAATCTTGTGATTTGAGGTACAGTACCACGATCgacattttgttgttgcagtTGAGCCAATAATGGTTACGCCGAATCGGGTTCTCACGCTCAGCAATGGCGTCCAGGTCCACGCATCCGTGTTGGTCTTTGACGCTGACAGCCGGGATCAATGGCGTCTCTTCAAGTGGTTCCTCCTGGTTCCACAGATCCATCAGCGGGGACAACAGAGCAAGATGCCAGACAGCCGTGTCTGCGGGCTTACCTTAGCAAGCGTGGGGGCCTCGTGATCCGCCGGAGGGATGCCGTACGAGTGCTCTTCTTCTGTGCGGGCAGACGGCACGTTAGCGTTGTTCGCTGCAACATAACATGGCGGGGCCTCGAGACATACCCACGCAGGCCTTGTTGAGGATGCGGACGATGGCTATCTGCGGCATCTTGCTGCCGTCCGCTCGGCTGACAGTCCGCCTCGGGTCGACGCCATCCACAATATTGATAATCTTCCCCAAAGCCTCGTTGGCCAGCGTctccaagatggcagcaaagcacacCTGGGACAGACATTCACATCACGCGAGAGGAGAGTCATGTGATGCTACCATGAAATGGTTTTTGACGCAAAATGGGATCTCGTGGAATTTCCTCTCTCAGGTGAGACTgaataattacatttgattGTATTTGTAGACTATTACAATTTACCTAGTATAATTGGCTAACTTTGAAGCCAATACTATGAAGTCCTGCATGTGCAAATACTTTTAATTCCTGTGGTGAAAACAGGGCTCCAACAATTAGTCTTTCCTGCTGAAATAAATAGCCCCACAGTATCTAGTCTGATGTTTATTAACCACTTCACTAACGTTTTCCAGAGTGTAAAGGACATGTACATGTAGCCCCTCGAAGCTGTCTGAAAACATCTCGCCACTTTATTGAGCTGAGGGACAGCTACATGTCACTTCCAAAGAGAAAGGCCTGAGAAAGCGATACAAAGGAAGGATGAGATCACAGTTGGACACTTACTATCGTTATCGATTGATACCAAGCACAGAATATAAAAATTATCCATTAGAATCAGTTAAATGAAAGCACTGCTGTTTAGTCAGAAAAACCTGCATGGCATATCAACATTTCAGGGTTTGATTATGAATGAAGATTGAATCTCAAAATACCCTTCATTACAGTCAGTAACACATCCTGGTTTAGTACGTTCCTTAGCCTAAACATTAATGGTGTAAAAATTTTTAGCCATCAGATCAAAAATAACATATTGGTTGGTTCAATGGTTTCATAGTTTACGCAATTTGTAGATCATCACTTTACGACTTGACttcactgatcttaaaaaaacaaaaaacaaaattggatgcctcattggccaccaaaactgaagtcaccacccgccatcttgatactcccaaaacaaccacgccGACCTTTGCGACAGTTTGGTGGCTGTGTGAAAAGATTCCACAAGTTAGAAAGATTCACTTTGAGATTGttgaagtttgtttgtaaaggttttttttattttctgatgagcttaattcacttgaacaaagttttgtttccggttgttgttgttgttcgctctctgcttcaccttaaTAAGCTGATgatttttcgcgaaaaagcgatgtaaatatatTCCCAAACTCCATCAGTGggtaagcaagaaaacacattttctgggaaatttttgctgaatttcataatacagaactctgtaaattcaatttgattttcaaatgtgaggaaagAAAGTTTCAATTtactgtctgaaataggacgtagCAGAGACAAGAAacgaacaatgcgtttagcatgtattttcccattgtgagttcttatttccaaaaatatatctaactgattgacttgaaatgtaatgttttaatgacaaacaaatgcttagtttttttgctatgttctgatgatagtgcttcacagcgtattttgggaaaagttaaaatgtcacggaaatcgggccctagctaatatgcaaggtttcttggtcgtCACGGTGTTCTGTCTTTTCTTTGCACTTATCCTTTTTCTGGTTTACCAAGTCGCATTAAAAATACTTGAAGTTACCAGAACTGACAaggtcacacgaccagttttaattctacatgccaaactttgagaaaccccccgccataatccaacctgtcaaCCTTGTCCTgcgcacgttttgggagtaccaaggtGGCGGCCaagtggcttcaaccaatcgccataccgctcgatgtggaTGCgcgatccagtcttttttttttttttttttagatcagtgcttGAATTACAGTCTAAATTTACCGGTTTATCTGCCACACGTAATATGGCGGACGAAGTGACGTATCTCCTGAGATCAGTATTCATTATTGCTCGCGCTTCTCCGAGCACTCACCAGCTGTTCGCGGCTCTCTTGGTGTACGCTGGCCGCCCACGGAGGCGCCTCTCCTCGGCGAAGGTCGGCTGGCGGGCCGCCGccgtctcctcctccacctcctccgcTTGAATGCTGCTTGTGGAGCTCGGCCACGGCGGCGTGGACAAGCGACTCCATGACAGCGGCCAGCTGCGTGTGCACGTCCGGGCTCATGTGACGGCAAATACTTACCGATTCTACTTTTAGTACTTGCCAAGTAACTTGCTTACTATACAATCGATTGGAAGTTTTCGAGAGGGCATGACCGTGAAGTGAACACAGTCGTTGACTCTGCACCGGAAGCTCAGTAACCCGGAAaggtttttttcccatttctacATTGAATTTCCGGCAATAcccaaacgtgaaaaaaaattgttcacttAAATAAGTCGTGGAAAATAAGCAAAAACAcataaattgtattattaatTTAGATTTCGTAGGATAATTAcagatttaaattaattttaaaatcgAAAAGTTCTCAGTTAAAAGGTGCCATATTTTATCAAACCAAATTTTAGACTAATTCGGAGTTATGTTGACTTTATGTTGCCTCAGTTAACGTGAAATGTGAATGAAAATGGTTCAAGCATTTCTTAGTAGAAATTTAGTTGGAAATTTTTCTGCCAAGAGATTCGACATCAGCTCATTGAACTTTGTGGAGTTTATCCGTATCACCCGCGAACCTCTCCATTGATCTCTCCGCTGAGTGCAATTGCAGGCAACATTAAAAAGACGAACCTTCTCCACGGAGGCGACCAATGAGAGGAAAGGGGGCTTGTACATCCTCTCAGGCAAAGATGGAAAAGACGGACAAAAAACTGGCTCAAACAGAATaagctgtcagaggggcctgTTCTGACAAAAACCACAATTTTACTTTTATGAAACTGACACggtccatgttagagagtcactctatgGAGGTTGAAATAGATCAAATACAGAACATTTAAATGTCTTCTTatttcggcttgccccgttaggagtcgccacagcgtgaacCCTTTTTCcctttaagcctatctcgtgtatcttcctctctagcactatccagtgtcctcatgtcctccctcgcaacatccatcaaccttttctttggtcttcctctcgctcttttgcctggcagctccatcctacaaatagactctctctctcacctctgaacatgtccaaaccatcaaaggcatctgtggtactctttctaggcatgaaaccatactgttgctcgcagatacttacttccgtcccgAGTCGAGCTTCCACtactgctttctgttgtttctttagtgctaccgtctctaatccgtacatcacggctggcctcaccactgttttataaactttgcccttcatcgtagcggatactcttctgtcacatagaacagcagacaccttccgccaagggttccatcccgcttggacccgtttcttcacttccttaccaccctcacctttgctctgtattgttgcctccaagtattttaagtcgtccaccctcgctatctcttctccctggagcttcactcttcttcctcagcccctctcattcacgcacatatattgttttactcctctcctttccagtgcctacctccatctttctaattgttcctcctcctgctccctgcttttcactgcagatcccaATAACATCTGCGAAGGTATTCAGAgaagcaggcaggagagtacgtggggtgtcttctggtaggaaaggggagaaggagacttggtggtggaaccccaaaatacaggaagtaatccaaggaaagagattacacacggagaggactgacgagaggcgtaaggaatacattgagatgcgccAGGGGGCAACTagagcccgtctcacctcttttcgaaaggccacacaacaatttccaccacctgattctctgctctacctttgtcttcttaatcttcatacccgctaccagagtcatcctacacatcaccatcctatgccgtcgagctacactcttcccCACCACTAcattacaatcagtaacctcattcagattacatcgtctgcacaaaatataatccacctgcgtgtttttggaggtcactctatgttccggTCTCTcctgaaaataagtgttcaccactgccatttccgtcctttttgcgaagtccaccaccagttcctttgctgaatgccgtactcaCCCATCACTTATTCAgcgcccccgtttccttcgccaacatgtccattgaaatctgcaccaatcacaactctctctctctctctctccgtctgGGAAGCTCAAAAGTACTTtgtctagatcaggggtgtcaaactccctttggtctgcgggccgaatacagcttaatttgagatcaagcgggccggaccagtaagctcattgcaaaattacatagaactaacaataagcccacttttttcctttgtattagtcactaatactaataattagtgcaaagaatgagtaaattatcaaaatgtttattaacagaactttccttttacattatgaacaatatattatgaacaagagaataacataagaacataaataaagtatgtgcaattttaacaacacttttacacagttaaacatatatttaagtgtgttgtacataaaactgatcacagaaatagtaacaatgttccaaaaacatttagtaccagccttgtggaacttgaaaacactgtttttcaacatccggaaagcaatttgaacaaatgaataactttcacagcaattattcgtcttgcttggaatttgcccttgaaacttgacatcgtttatcctgcacaagtgcatcaatatgaggcatcatgtcctgagaagcagccaatttcagaatctcattcaaatgcttatgtgtgagctttgagcgcagctttgttttattaatgttcattagtgagaaaacttgctcacaaaggtaggttgtcccaaacatggacaatgttttagcagctagtgctgtcaatgcaggatagcctggtaggagcgacttgtaaaatgtgtccaagcttacagaggcaaatctgtccttcagcgctacatcacactgcaaatcaatgatttcaagttgcatggcaacgggcaaatcagaaactttgactgtgaatggtgagcgaaaaactgcaaaatctgtttcgagttcgctaaaaacctgaaatcttttctcaaactccatcaacagccctgaaatcttctctttgaaccgtttcacgtcagaattaacgcttgctgcgcacatatcttttaaacagggaaaatgagcagggtcaccgcttgccacctgcgtctcccataacccgagctctaacttgaatgcacgtatgctgtcataatactgcgttacgatttttttgcgtccctgcaacattttgttaagaatattcaagtgctcagtgatgtcaaccatcaacgcaaggtcctgcagccacagatggcactggaattccttaacaggtttaccttttttcctccatgaattgtccgatttcatcacgtaaatcaaagaagcgctttagcacagcacctctgcttaaccatcgtacgttcgtgtgataaggcacaccgtgGATAATGTtgcagtcactgagaaagctgtcaaattgacgatgattgagacctccggctcggatgaaattaacagttcggacaatcacctccatgacgtgatccattcttagcgatttgctgcgtaatgcctcctgatgcaaaatgcaatgaaatgtccaaaaattacctcccccatttggGGCTTGtgctttatctctgaactttgtcacaacgcctgcctttttaccgatcattgacggcgcaccatcagtagccaggctcACGGCGCGcgaccagtccgctccgactctgtccagcgctccaacgacgacggagctgaaaatgtccccagctgttgtggtgtcgatcatcggcaccagctcgagaaactcctctgtgacattcaaagtcttgtcaaccccacgaatgaatatggccagttgagcgacgtccgtgctatcagtactctcatcaattgcaacagaaaatgccacaaatgaccccactttgcgttttagttggtggtccaaatctgcagagagttccgaaatcctgtctgccacggtatttcttgtcaagcttatattggcgaaagcatgtcgcttctcagcacaatttcagcagccgtcagcaagcagtttttgatgaactccatcactgtacggctttgatgccattgctatttggctcgcaattaggtagctggctttcaccgcagcatcactggcttctcggctccgggtgaaaacagattgctgtttcttcagacgcgccatcatttcatttaccttctgttttctcaattctccatgcaaactgttgtattttacaccatgctgagtttcgtaatggcgccgaatattgtattctttaagcaccgaaacttgctgctggcacaccaggcacacgggtttcccattcacctccgtgaacatataagaacatgtccatttttcttgaaaagtccgacactgtgtctacttttctcctttttgacaaagacattttgctgatgagggtgcgaggcaaacggaaaagtagataatgcaattgtcgccaatagacgctgtacagacgttcaattttaccaggtcaaggtggtcctagttccgccgcagtgttgctttcatgttgtctgcacgtactaaaacactgcgccccctagcggataatacaagaactacaaattttaaagaaaattcatatttttttttatacaatgcagctttcttccccgggccgtaccaaaccaccagacgggccggatgtttgacacccctggtctagatccttccagaatttctctttcaactcgtggtcacatcctacctgtggggcgtagccgctaaccacattatacataacaccctcaatttcaagtttcatgtcagaattttaaattgaacgCTATTCATTCTTTTGAAAAGAGACGAGTATGAATAACAAATCCAAAAGATCAAATTGTGTTCAAGTTGTGTGACGTGTTGAGACGTGACACGAGAAAATACAGTATGACGGTCACGAGGATTAATTcaggtacagtatattgtttttGTGGAATAAAAGTCAAGCTTGTGTTCAGCatttctactcttccttcttaaAACACCTGGCTGGACACCGGAGCGGAAATCTCTACACTTTCGGCCTCCCAGGGTCGCGCCGTCTCTCGGCCCACTCGCGGATGAGGATGTGAGCGATGGCGTGTTTTGGCGGTAGCCAGGGAGCAGCAGCGAGGAGACCTCCGCTGGGCGGAGACTTTGCTTTCAGGGCGGCAGTGATCTCGTCCAAAGTGAACCAACGAGCATCCTGCAGCTCTGTGTGGTCCACAAGGAGCTGGACATAAAACGAAGGTGAACTTGTTTCCTCTGCGCTCTCCACGAAAAATTCTTCAAAACGGGATCACGATAACagcatgaatggatgaaaattcacatttaatgAGAACGTGTGCCTGGGCAAAATGGCGCCCTTGAAATTATGTTCCAATTTCCAGTTTTCCTTTCACTTCTAAAGAAGAAAAactataaaataatgtaaaaccatccatccatccatccatccatccattttccaacccggttatcctcacaagagtctcaggagtgctggagccgatcccagtcaacttcaggcaaaagactGACTactctctgaactggttgcaatcaCTGAACAGGAACGGAT of the Syngnathoides biaculeatus isolate LvHL_M chromosome 22, ASM1980259v1, whole genome shotgun sequence genome contains:
- the LOC133495936 gene encoding zinc finger protein 391-like, with translation MCFCLFSTTYLSEQFFFTFGYCRKFNVEMGKKPFRVTELPVQSQRLCSLHGHALSKTSNRLYSKQVTWQVLKVESVSICRHMSPDVHTQLAAVMESLVHAAVAELHKQHSSGGGGGGDGGGPPADLRRGEAPPWAASVHQESREQLVCFAAILETLANEALGKIINIVDGVDPRRTVSRADGSKMPQIAIVRILNKACVEEEHSYGIPPADHEAPTLAKEEPLEETPLIPAVSVKDQHGCVDLDAIAERARLNTAPLASWDSKELAADGVTHKRKSSSSSSRLASWSHVPRETSSASPDRARLQPHGANEKPFACELCGRRFTLKQNLRRHARGHTGTKSFCCGACGKGFTRAVTLKIHQLIHTGQKPLKCDQCPKTFRYAVNLKNHLRVHTGARPFACDVCPKTFCQAVNLKIHRRVHTGERPYACRRCGKTFSQQSSLTAHGRTHSAERPFACASCAKRFNSANGLKLHVRVHTGERPYACDVCAKTFSQGSHLRTHKSHLHAGGKRFICDRCGKRYADGRNLKTHKCGYA